In the Bacillota bacterium genome, AGGTCGTGCAGGTCGGCGAGGCCCGCTCGGACGCGGAGATCCTCGTCGCGCTCGGCCGGAAGCTGGGCTTGGAGGAAGCCTTCCCCACCGACGACATCGGCTGGTACATCGACGAGCTCCTCAAGCCCTCCGGCATCACCCTGCAGAAGCTCGAGGAAGCCCCGGAGGGCATCCCCTTCGGGCCCACGCGCCTGTCGGCCGAGCTCTACGAGGGGCGGCCGCTCCCCACCCCGGACGGCCGCGTGCACATCGTCTCGGAGCTCCTGGCCGAACACGGCTTCGATGCGCTGCCCAACTGGGAGGAGAGCGCGGAGAGCCCCCGCACCGCCGTGGCCGCGGAGTACCCTCTGGTCCTCTTCACCGGCCGCGCCGGCCCCATGTTCGTCCACTGCCAGCTGCGGGAGATTCCCTGGCTGCGGGAGCTGCGCCCCGAGCCGCGCGCCCTGATCCATCCGGAGACGGCGGAGGCGTACGGGCTGAGCGACGGCGACGAAGCGGTGATCGAGAGCCCGCGCGGCTCGATCCGCATGCGCGTGGAGGTCACCCGGAAACTCCGCCCCGGCCAGGTGTACGTGCCCGGCGGCTGGGCGTCGGCCAATTACAACGAGCTCGGCATCGCGGACGCCGTCGACCCGATCTCCAGCCAGGCCAACTACATGACGTGCATGGGGCGCATCCGCAAGGCGGAGGCCGCGCCGTCGCAGCCGGGACGCGGCGCGCACGGGGGGCGAGGATGATGCAGCTCGGCTTCTATTTCGACGTGACGCGGTGCACGGGCTGCCAGGCCTGCGAGGTCGCCTGCAAGGCCGAGCACCATCTCGAGCCGCGTGCGGAAGCCCGCCCGGGCAGCACCGGGCCCCGCTGGCGCCAGGTGCTGGAGCTCGAGACGGACGGCGCCGTGGCCTACATGTCCCTCAGCTGCCTGCACTGCGGGCATCCCGAGTGCATGCAGGCCTGCCCGACGGGGGCCATCTCCAAGGACCCGGAGACGGGGATCGTCCGCGTGGCGACCCAGCGC is a window encoding:
- a CDS encoding 4Fe-4S dicluster domain-containing protein; this encodes MQLGFYFDVTRCTGCQACEVACKAEHHLEPRAEARPGSTGPRWRQVLELETDGAVAYMSLSCLHCGHPECMQACPTGAISKDPETGIVRVATQRCIGCRYCSWACPFGAPQFGSDGLMQKCDLCSDRLAEGLEPACVEACTTGALQWGEIGELEEMARRRSGQRFVGATSPLLTPR